A single Denticeps clupeoides chromosome 7, fDenClu1.1, whole genome shotgun sequence DNA region contains:
- the LOC114794052 gene encoding ferritin, middle subunit-like, giving the protein METSQIRQNYHRDCEAAINRMVNMELFASYTYTSMASYFSRDDVALPGFSHFFKESSEEEKEHADKLLDFQNKRGGRIFLQDIKKPDRDEWGSGLEAMAFALQLEKNVNQALLDLHKISSDKADPHLCDFLESHYLTEQVESIKKLGGHITNLTKMDAGNNKMAEYLFDKHTLGGSS; this is encoded by the exons ATGGAGACTTCTCAGATCCGCCAGAACTACCACCGCGACTGCGAGGCCGCCATCAACCGGATGGTGAACATGGAGCTGTTCGCGTCCTACACCTACACCTCCATG GCGTCCTACTTCAGCCGGGACGACGTGGCCCTGCCCGGGTTCTCCCACTTCTTCAAGGAGTCCAgcgaggaggagaaggagcacGCCGACAAGCTGCTGGACTTCCAGAACAAAAGGGGAGGCCGCATCTTCCTGCAGGATATAAAG AAGCCCGACCGTGATGAGTGGGGCAGCGGCCTGGAGGCCATGGCCTTCGCCCTGCAGCTGGAGAAGAACGTGAACCAGGCCCTGCTGGACCTGCACAAGATCTCCAGCGATAAGGCCGACCCCCAC CTCTGCGACTTCCTGGAGAGCCACTACCTGACCGAGCAGGTGGAGTCCATCAAGAAGCTGGGCGGCCACATCACCAACCTCACCAAGATGGATGCCGGCAACAACAAGATGGCCGAGTATCTGTTCGACAAGCACACCCTGGGTGGATCCAGCTAA
- the LOC114794051 gene encoding ferritin, middle subunit-like, which translates to MEVSRIRQNYHYDCEAAVNKMINMELFASYTYTSMGYFFSRDDVALPGFAHFFKENSKEEREHAEKFLEFQNKRGGRIFLYDVKKPERNEWGSGLEALMCAQQLEKKVNQALLDLHKLATDNEDPHLCDFLESHYLNEQVEAIKKLGDHITNLTKMDAGSNKMAEYLFDKHTMGGSS; encoded by the exons ATGGAGGTTTCCCGCATCCGCCAGAACTACCACTACGACTGCGAGGCCGCCGTCAACAAGATGATCAACATGGAGCTGTTCGCCTCCTACACCTACACCTCCATG GGTTACTTCTTTTCCCGGGACGACGTCGCCCTCCCTGGATTTGCTCACTTCTTCAAGGAGAACAGTAAGGAGGAGCGTGAGCACGCCGAGAAGTTCCTGGAGTTCCAGAACAAGAGAGGAGGACGCATTTTCCTCTATGATGTGAAG AAGCCAGAACGCAACGAGTGGGGCAGCGGCCTGGAGGCCTTGATGTGCGCGCAGCAGCTGGAGAAGAAGGTGAACCAGGCCCTTCTCGACCTGCACAAGCTGGCGACCGACAACGAAGATCCCCAC CTCTGCGACTTCCTGGAGAGCCACTACCTGAACGAGCAGGTGGAGGCCATCAAGAAGCTGGGCGACCACATCACCAACCTCACCAAGATGGACGCCGGCAGCAACAAGATGGCCGAGTATCTGTTCGACAAGCACACCATGGGTGGATCGAGCTAA